Proteins co-encoded in one Kribbella qitaiheensis genomic window:
- the lysS gene encoding lysine--tRNA ligase — protein sequence MTDARETPATPDSGQDDLPEQMRVRLEKRDRLLAEGVQPYPIAVERTHLLKELRDRYDAQELAADTRTGEQVAVVGRVIFLRNTGKLCFVRLREGDGTELQVMLSLADLGEEELARFKALVDIGDLLAVQGEVITSRRGELSVQATGWQMAAKTLRPLPNEHTPLSEESRVRLRYVDLIVRPEARDMVRTKAAVLKSLRSTFDAQGFIEVETPVLQLTNGGAAAKPFRTHLNAFDQDMLLRIALELDLKRAMIGGVDRVYEIGRTFRNEGLDSTHAAEFSMIEAYQAYGDYNSMAELIQELIRNAARAVGRTVVTARDGSTVDLDQPWRHATLFELVSEAVGEGVDASTDAATLTKLAEQHDVELQPGWNAGEIALEIYEKLVEHTLIQPTYVRDYPESVRPLSKQHREIPGLVEAWDLIINGVELGVAYSELNDPVIQRERLVAQSLLAAAGDPEAMELDEDFLRAMEFGMPPAGGLGMGLDRLVMLFTGAGIRETILFPLLRPE from the coding sequence ATGACTGATGCACGCGAGACCCCGGCAACCCCCGACAGTGGGCAGGACGACCTGCCCGAGCAGATGCGGGTGCGCCTGGAGAAGCGTGACCGGCTGCTGGCCGAGGGGGTGCAGCCCTATCCGATCGCGGTCGAGCGGACGCACCTGCTGAAGGAGCTCCGGGATCGGTACGACGCCCAGGAGCTGGCGGCCGATACCCGGACCGGCGAGCAGGTGGCCGTCGTCGGCCGGGTGATCTTCCTGCGCAACACCGGCAAGCTCTGCTTCGTCCGGCTCCGGGAGGGTGACGGGACCGAGCTGCAGGTGATGCTGTCGCTGGCGGATCTCGGCGAGGAGGAGCTGGCCCGGTTCAAGGCGCTGGTGGACATCGGCGACCTGCTGGCGGTCCAGGGCGAGGTCATCACGAGCCGCCGTGGCGAACTGTCGGTGCAGGCCACGGGCTGGCAGATGGCGGCCAAGACGCTCCGGCCGCTGCCGAACGAGCACACCCCGCTGAGCGAGGAGTCCCGGGTCCGGCTGCGCTACGTCGACCTGATCGTCCGCCCGGAGGCCCGCGACATGGTCCGGACCAAGGCGGCGGTGCTGAAGTCGCTGCGGTCGACCTTCGACGCCCAGGGCTTCATCGAGGTGGAGACGCCGGTCTTGCAGTTGACCAACGGCGGTGCCGCGGCAAAGCCGTTCCGGACCCATCTGAATGCCTTCGACCAGGACATGCTGCTGCGGATCGCGCTGGAGCTGGACCTCAAGCGCGCGATGATCGGCGGCGTCGACCGGGTCTACGAGATCGGCCGGACCTTCCGCAACGAGGGCCTGGACTCTACCCATGCCGCGGAATTCTCGATGATCGAGGCCTATCAGGCGTATGGCGATTACAACTCGATGGCCGAACTGATCCAGGAACTGATCCGGAACGCGGCCCGTGCGGTCGGCCGGACAGTGGTTACTGCGCGCGACGGTTCGACCGTCGATCTGGACCAGCCATGGCGGCACGCAACACTTTTCGAGCTGGTCTCCGAAGCGGTCGGCGAGGGTGTCGACGCGAGCACCGACGCGGCGACCTTGACGAAGTTGGCCGAGCAGCACGACGTCGAGCTACAGCCGGGCTGGAATGCGGGTGAGATCGCACTGGAGATCTACGAGAAGCTGGTCGAGCACACCTTGATCCAGCCCACCTATGTGCGTGACTATCCGGAGTCGGTGCGGCCGTTGTCGAAGCAGCACCGCGAAATTCCGGGCCTGGTCGAGGCATGGGACCTGATCATCAACGGGGTCGAGCTAGGGGTCGCCTACTCGGAGCTGAACGATCCGGTCATCCAGCGTGAACGCCTGGTAGCACAGTCGTTGCTGGCCGCTGCCGGCGATCCCGAGGCGATGGAACTGGACGAGGATTTCCTCCGCGCGATGGAGTTCGGAATGCCGCCGGCGGGTGGGCTGGGGATGGGCCTGGACCGGCTGGTGATGTTGTTCACCGGTGCCGGTATCCGGGAGACGATTCTGTTCCCGCTGCTTCGTCCGGAGTAG
- a CDS encoding TIGR03668 family PPOX class F420-dependent oxidoreductase: MILGPEACREHLVAADRAFLATTGEDLHPHIVPITFVLTGDQLVFAVDQKPKTTRSLRRLANLGWNPQAAVLCDRYDADWTQLWWVRADGHATVSSDGPLTALAAKYPQYAVTPPAGPFVTITIDNWTGWSYS; the protein is encoded by the coding sequence GTGATACTCGGGCCGGAAGCTTGCCGCGAACACCTGGTCGCCGCGGACCGCGCTTTCCTCGCCACCACCGGCGAGGATCTGCACCCGCACATCGTCCCGATCACCTTCGTCCTGACCGGCGACCAGCTCGTCTTCGCCGTCGACCAGAAGCCGAAGACCACTCGCTCGCTGCGGCGGCTGGCCAATCTGGGCTGGAATCCGCAGGCCGCCGTCCTCTGCGACCGGTACGACGCCGACTGGACCCAGCTCTGGTGGGTCCGAGCCGACGGCCACGCCACCGTCAGCTCTGACGGCCCTTTGACCGCCCTGGCCGCCAAGTACCCGCAGTACGCCGTAACTCCCCCAGCCGGCCCCTTCGTCACCATCACCATCGACAACTGGACCGGCTGGTCGTACAGCTAG
- a CDS encoding MFS transporter: protein MKQPLQTSIWSFRDIRLVLPARAVSYAGDSIALVALMLRVHDSGRPGAVAALLMAFALPTVVMIPFAGRIVDGHDSRKVLVWASLLQAVTGVGLAFSSGLVATLALVCVLQLGQAVAGPAWGALIPRVVGEELVGRTTGTSQALIGVATLAGSAAGGLLVGLSGYGGALLVDASTFVGLAVIARLVRTRRRPEVGAVRERGDLMIGLRCIFEDRLLRILVPSLWVFVLVGEGVNVVEIYLIRDEVGIGAIGYGALGAATGAGAIGGAWITGRLKADLGRSRAVPAGIAGIGASCVLLGLATNVVMLAIGSVAIGWASGMLNAAVSTLMVTRTAEHLRGRVIAALGGTVRACSLMALPLGGVAGVLLGIRPTFITAGVLGVLAALVAGVLVLRSRLWTKDSAEGVLSH, encoded by the coding sequence GTGAAGCAACCACTTCAGACTTCGATCTGGTCTTTCCGCGACATCCGCCTCGTCCTGCCCGCCCGTGCGGTCTCGTACGCCGGCGACTCGATCGCGCTGGTGGCGCTGATGCTGCGGGTCCACGACAGCGGGAGACCGGGCGCGGTCGCCGCGCTGCTGATGGCGTTCGCGCTGCCGACGGTGGTGATGATCCCGTTCGCGGGCCGGATCGTGGACGGTCACGACTCGCGCAAGGTGCTCGTGTGGGCATCGCTGCTGCAAGCGGTCACGGGAGTGGGCCTGGCCTTCAGTAGCGGCCTGGTCGCGACGCTGGCGCTCGTCTGCGTACTGCAACTCGGGCAGGCCGTTGCCGGTCCGGCCTGGGGTGCGCTGATCCCGCGGGTGGTCGGCGAGGAGCTGGTCGGTCGCACTACCGGGACCAGCCAGGCTCTGATCGGGGTGGCCACTCTGGCCGGGTCCGCGGCCGGCGGCCTGCTGGTGGGTCTGTCCGGGTACGGCGGGGCTCTACTGGTGGACGCGTCGACGTTCGTCGGACTGGCGGTGATCGCCCGGCTTGTCCGGACCCGGCGGCGGCCCGAGGTGGGGGCCGTTCGGGAACGAGGCGATCTGATGATCGGACTGCGCTGCATCTTCGAGGACAGGCTGCTCCGAATCCTGGTGCCGTCGCTGTGGGTGTTCGTCCTGGTCGGCGAGGGCGTGAACGTGGTGGAGATCTACCTGATCCGCGACGAGGTCGGGATCGGGGCGATCGGGTACGGCGCCCTCGGGGCCGCGACGGGCGCGGGCGCGATCGGTGGTGCCTGGATCACCGGCCGGCTGAAGGCCGATCTCGGCCGATCACGGGCCGTGCCGGCCGGGATCGCGGGCATCGGGGCATCGTGCGTCCTGCTGGGGCTGGCCACGAATGTGGTGATGCTGGCGATCGGGTCGGTAGCCATCGGCTGGGCCAGCGGCATGCTCAACGCCGCCGTCAGTACTTTGATGGTGACCAGGACCGCTGAACACCTGCGCGGACGGGTCATCGCCGCTCTCGGTGGAACGGTTCGCGCCTGCAGCCTGATGGCCCTCCCGCTCGGTGGTGTGGCGGGAGTTTTGCTGGGAATTCGCCCGACCTTCATCACGGCCGGAGTGCTGGGCGTCCTCGCCGCGCTGGTCGCCGGCGTACTGGTGCTGCGGAGCAGGCTGTGGACAAAGGATTCGGCCGAGGGGGTGCTCAGTCACTAG
- a CDS encoding DedA family protein: MGATMHALAIAIPTGGIAIVAYLVVGLVIGVESMGVPLPGETTLVAAALLASQGDLNIYFVIGAAATGAIIGDSIGYFIGRRAGRSLFERLGRRFHHFSEARIVKAEKYFHKYGVWTVFFGRFVALLRIFAGPMAGMLRMPYPRFLAANAAGGIAWSTTIGVVAYKVGDNADKIFGEVSVWALVAIGVVAVGAYAVYKIRRRRANAVQDGTPSGPMLAEALPVAVQLTPEDAETSADA, translated from the coding sequence ATGGGGGCAACTATGCACGCGCTGGCCATCGCGATCCCGACCGGTGGGATCGCGATCGTGGCGTATCTGGTGGTCGGGCTGGTCATCGGCGTCGAGAGCATGGGGGTGCCGCTGCCGGGCGAGACCACACTGGTCGCCGCGGCGCTGCTGGCTTCGCAGGGTGACCTGAACATCTACTTCGTGATCGGCGCGGCCGCGACCGGGGCGATCATCGGCGACTCGATCGGCTACTTCATCGGGCGCAGGGCCGGCCGGAGCCTGTTCGAGCGGCTCGGCCGCCGGTTCCACCACTTCTCCGAGGCCCGGATCGTGAAGGCGGAGAAGTACTTCCACAAGTACGGCGTCTGGACGGTGTTCTTCGGCCGGTTCGTGGCGCTGCTGCGGATCTTCGCGGGCCCGATGGCCGGCATGCTCCGGATGCCGTACCCGCGCTTCCTCGCGGCCAACGCGGCCGGCGGCATCGCCTGGTCGACCACGATCGGCGTGGTGGCGTACAAGGTCGGCGACAACGCGGACAAGATCTTCGGCGAGGTGTCGGTCTGGGCGCTGGTCGCGATCGGCGTCGTCGCCGTCGGGGCGTACGCCGTCTACAAGATTCGCCGGCGCCGCGCGAACGCAGTACAGGATGGGACTCCGAGCGGTCCGATGCTCGCCGAGGCGTTGCCTGTCGCGGTACAGCTCACCCCGGAGGACGCGGAGACCTCAGCGGACGCGTAG
- a CDS encoding multicopper oxidase family protein, translating to MQRRKLVAIAATVVVLAPLVFFWQRSLVPGNLSPMAMGYADYGGGPRMAAEHAGHERDLSTLTVAADRRPDLMVRLVARKERFEVAGRGSVQGYTLNHVSPGPEIRAMQGDLVEVTLVNESVSDGMTLHWHGVDVPAAEDGVAGVTQDAVMAGKTFVYRFVVRDAGTYWYHSHQQSHEQVKDGLFGPLVVTPKKTLPGEDVIAAVHTYNKIRTVNGGYGERRTDVPPGSVVRVRLINTDNGPMASWVDGAPYKVVAVDGTEVNQPPQVSGKSVLVTAGGRVDLQVTVPADGTAVRVGLGGGPTTLVVGPHGGAAPTGTEPRARVDLLSYGKPAPLGFDPSQADRRFEYKIGRRIGLFNGKPGLWWTINGHQYPDVPMFMVAQGDVVRMTVRNTSGQVHPMHLHGHHIYVLSRNGTAATGSPWRVDSLNVEDGETYEIAFLADNPGIWMDHCHNLPHAAQGLVTHLMYEGVTTPYRIDGSAKNKPE from the coding sequence GTGCAGAGGCGCAAGCTGGTCGCGATCGCCGCAACGGTGGTCGTGCTGGCTCCCCTTGTGTTCTTCTGGCAACGCAGCCTGGTGCCTGGCAACCTTTCGCCGATGGCGATGGGGTACGCCGACTACGGTGGCGGGCCGCGGATGGCTGCGGAGCACGCGGGACACGAACGCGACCTCAGCACCTTGACCGTGGCCGCCGATCGGCGGCCGGACTTGATGGTCCGGCTGGTCGCGCGCAAGGAACGCTTCGAGGTCGCCGGGCGGGGATCCGTGCAGGGCTACACGCTCAATCATGTCTCGCCCGGGCCCGAGATCCGTGCCATGCAAGGCGATCTGGTCGAGGTGACGCTGGTCAACGAGTCGGTCTCCGACGGGATGACGCTGCATTGGCACGGAGTCGACGTACCGGCCGCCGAGGACGGGGTCGCGGGGGTCACCCAGGACGCGGTGATGGCTGGGAAGACCTTCGTGTACCGATTCGTCGTACGGGATGCCGGGACGTATTGGTATCACTCGCACCAGCAGTCGCACGAGCAGGTGAAGGACGGTCTGTTCGGTCCGCTGGTGGTGACACCGAAGAAGACTCTGCCAGGCGAGGACGTGATCGCGGCAGTGCACACGTACAACAAGATCCGGACAGTCAATGGCGGGTACGGCGAACGTCGTACGGACGTTCCACCTGGATCCGTAGTACGGGTGCGGTTGATCAACACCGATAACGGCCCGATGGCGTCCTGGGTCGACGGCGCGCCGTACAAGGTGGTCGCGGTGGACGGGACCGAGGTGAACCAGCCGCCGCAGGTCTCGGGGAAGTCGGTGCTGGTGACGGCCGGTGGACGTGTTGATCTGCAGGTGACCGTGCCGGCGGACGGTACTGCGGTACGCGTCGGCCTCGGCGGCGGACCGACCACCTTGGTCGTGGGACCGCACGGAGGCGCCGCACCGACAGGGACCGAACCGCGAGCTCGGGTGGACCTGCTGTCGTACGGAAAGCCGGCGCCGCTCGGGTTCGATCCTTCGCAGGCGGATCGGCGTTTCGAGTACAAGATCGGGCGTCGGATCGGCCTCTTCAACGGCAAACCGGGGCTGTGGTGGACGATCAACGGCCACCAGTACCCCGACGTACCGATGTTCATGGTCGCGCAGGGAGACGTGGTCCGGATGACCGTGAGGAACACCAGCGGCCAGGTCCACCCCATGCACCTGCACGGCCACCACATCTACGTCCTGAGCCGCAACGGCACAGCCGCCACCGGCAGCCCCTGGCGAGTCGACTCTCTCAACGTCGAAGACGGCGAGACCTACGAAATCGCCTTCCTGGCCGACAATCCAGGCATCTGGATGGACCACTGCCACAACCTCCCCCACGCGGCCCAGGGCTTGGTGACCCACCTGATGTACGAGGGCGTCACAACCCCCTACCGAATCGACGGCTCGGCCAAGAACAAGCCGGAATAG
- the nadC gene encoding carboxylating nicotinate-nucleotide diphosphorylase produces the protein MDDTLDRQWVEDLVRATIEEDLAGGVDVTTTATVEADQISVAEFVARDDGVVAGLEVAELVVRLVAGKEEVEIEHSVVDGAAVKAGDILMTVRGKTRQLLTAERTTLNLLCHLSGVATLTRRWVDAVDGTGAVIRDTRKTMPLLRSLEKYAVRCGGGKNHRMALSDAALIKDNHVIAAGGVAEAFRLVRKAYPEIAIEVEVDTVEDALIAVEAGAELILLDNMAVPLLREAVEKIDGRARLEASGGLTLGAAREVAETGVNYLAVGALTHSAPVLDIAMDLQEP, from the coding sequence ATGGATGACACGCTCGACAGGCAATGGGTCGAGGACCTCGTCCGGGCCACCATCGAGGAGGACCTGGCCGGGGGTGTCGACGTCACCACCACGGCGACCGTCGAGGCTGACCAGATCTCGGTGGCGGAGTTCGTCGCCCGAGACGACGGTGTCGTGGCCGGCCTGGAGGTCGCCGAACTGGTGGTCCGGCTGGTCGCGGGCAAGGAAGAGGTGGAGATCGAGCACTCCGTCGTGGACGGGGCCGCGGTCAAGGCCGGCGACATCCTGATGACGGTGCGCGGGAAGACCCGGCAACTGCTCACGGCCGAGCGGACGACGCTCAACCTGCTCTGCCACCTGTCCGGCGTCGCGACGCTCACCCGCCGGTGGGTCGACGCGGTCGACGGCACCGGTGCGGTCATCCGCGACACCCGCAAGACGATGCCGTTGCTGCGCAGCCTGGAGAAGTACGCCGTCCGTTGTGGTGGTGGTAAGAACCACCGGATGGCGTTGTCCGACGCGGCGCTGATCAAGGACAACCACGTGATCGCCGCGGGTGGCGTCGCGGAGGCGTTCCGCCTGGTCCGCAAGGCCTATCCGGAGATCGCGATCGAGGTCGAGGTCGACACGGTCGAGGACGCGCTGATCGCGGTCGAGGCCGGCGCGGAGCTGATCCTGCTCGACAACATGGCCGTGCCGTTGTTGCGGGAAGCGGTGGAGAAGATCGACGGGCGTGCCCGGCTGGAAGCGTCGGGTGGGTTGACGCTGGGCGCTGCTCGCGAGGTCGCCGAGACGGGCGTGAACTACCTCGCGGTCGGAGCGCTCACCCACTCTGCGCCGGTTCTCGACATCGCGATGGACCTGCAGGAACCCTGA
- a CDS encoding carboxymuconolactone decarboxylase family protein, with translation MTFISTPAADDFLEANRAAAGYVPNFVHTFAARPAVFEAWKQLNGAIKASMDLRRYELATLAAATALKSSYCSLAHGQVLAEKFFTAEEVATLTTSPPADPVDRAIMAFARKVALSADRITQSDVDDLRALGLSDEDVMDVSLAAAARCFFSKTLDATGTSPDREYHDLLPPDLVSALTVGRQI, from the coding sequence ATGACATTCATCAGCACACCCGCGGCCGACGACTTCCTGGAAGCGAACCGGGCAGCGGCAGGGTACGTCCCCAATTTCGTCCATACCTTCGCGGCGCGGCCCGCGGTGTTCGAGGCGTGGAAGCAGCTCAACGGGGCAATCAAGGCGTCGATGGACCTGCGCCGGTACGAGCTCGCGACCCTGGCGGCCGCGACCGCGCTGAAGTCCAGCTACTGCAGCCTCGCCCACGGCCAGGTGCTGGCCGAGAAGTTCTTCACCGCCGAGGAGGTCGCGACCTTGACCACCAGCCCACCCGCAGATCCCGTCGACCGCGCGATCATGGCCTTCGCCCGCAAAGTGGCACTCAGCGCGGACCGGATCACCCAGTCCGACGTCGACGACCTCCGAGCCCTCGGCCTCTCCGATGAGGACGTTATGGACGTATCCCTCGCAGCCGCCGCCCGCTGCTTCTTCTCCAAAACCTTGGACGCCACCGGCACCAGCCCCGACCGCGAATACCACGACCTCCTCCCACCCGACTTGGTCAGCGCTCTGACCGTCGGCCGGCAGATCTGA
- a CDS encoding fibronectin type III domain-containing protein: MRKVFAVAFTALLGASLLTACSSDPVPTGVTIGWSDKTRTAVQVSWKDSDAPNRITIQGVVSTSPSYVKYLPATEPNTWAIPASAFPPDGNYKIAVEIGTSIGGVSSKAALSPMFDTDGPLRPSDAIATPTGKDVVVSWKVPPPEQDFSPGDPLDVPHDSQLYVPIVGSAGQPFRVVGPGTTTTRQVVKNLRPPYYFQLRATNEWTSLTGAEIAGRTSSTSTGVPTLWTFGSQMPIRGRTVQQQISCAESRCAVQQTSSAGLPVVLLAQSKAGGPWVQVGRSTTQLGGYFEIRVIAAGTRNYRAYVPLTSRVGALTTPSSSKASLSRSRIQIASAGYAGGNVHNRNDVVTATLGVRPAMNQAAIFQFWNGKAWASIKEAPIRNGRASIAFKAVRPGTFAYRFLVPGTQYQGTSVYGTATASMVLRVR; the protein is encoded by the coding sequence ATGCGCAAGGTGTTCGCCGTTGCGTTCACCGCGCTGCTCGGCGCGTCCCTGCTGACCGCCTGCTCGTCCGACCCGGTTCCGACCGGAGTGACGATCGGCTGGTCGGACAAGACCCGGACGGCGGTCCAGGTCAGCTGGAAGGACTCCGACGCCCCGAACCGGATCACCATCCAGGGCGTGGTGAGCACCAGCCCGTCGTACGTGAAGTACCTGCCCGCGACCGAGCCGAACACCTGGGCGATCCCGGCCTCGGCCTTCCCGCCGGACGGGAACTACAAGATCGCGGTCGAGATCGGTACGTCGATCGGCGGCGTGAGCAGCAAGGCGGCGCTGTCGCCGATGTTCGACACGGACGGTCCGCTACGGCCGTCGGACGCGATCGCGACCCCCACCGGCAAGGACGTGGTGGTGAGCTGGAAGGTGCCACCGCCGGAGCAGGACTTCTCCCCGGGCGATCCGCTCGACGTGCCGCACGACAGTCAGCTCTACGTCCCGATCGTCGGCAGCGCCGGGCAACCGTTCCGCGTCGTCGGCCCGGGCACGACCACGACCCGGCAGGTGGTCAAGAACCTCCGGCCGCCGTACTACTTCCAGCTCCGGGCGACGAACGAGTGGACCTCACTGACCGGTGCCGAGATCGCCGGGCGGACGAGTTCGACCTCGACCGGGGTACCGACGCTGTGGACGTTCGGCAGCCAGATGCCGATCCGCGGCCGGACGGTCCAGCAGCAGATCAGCTGCGCCGAGAGTCGTTGCGCAGTGCAACAAACGTCGTCTGCCGGGCTGCCGGTGGTATTGCTGGCCCAGAGCAAGGCAGGCGGCCCGTGGGTCCAGGTCGGCCGCAGTACGACCCAGCTCGGCGGCTATTTCGAGATCCGGGTGATCGCCGCCGGGACGCGGAACTACCGCGCCTACGTCCCGCTCACCAGCCGGGTCGGGGCCCTGACGACGCCGTCCAGCAGCAAGGCGTCGCTGAGCCGCAGCCGGATCCAGATCGCCAGCGCCGGGTACGCCGGCGGCAACGTCCACAACCGCAACGACGTGGTCACGGCGACACTGGGGGTCCGGCCGGCCATGAATCAGGCGGCCATCTTCCAGTTCTGGAACGGCAAGGCCTGGGCGAGCATCAAGGAGGCCCCGATCAGGAACGGCCGGGCGAGCATTGCCTTCAAGGCTGTCCGTCCAGGCACCTTCGCCTACCGGTTCCTGGTCCCCGGCACGCAGTACCAAGGCACCTCGGTCTACGGCACGGCCACGGCGAGCATGGTGCTACGCGTCCGCTGA
- a CDS encoding SPFH domain-containing protein: MAELIVGLVVALLAVVLVLRTVRIVPQARASNVERLGRYLRTLEPGLNIVIPFIDRPRALIDLREQVVSFEPRSVITEDNLVVDIDTVLYFQVTDPRAAAYEIFNYIQAIEQLTVTTLRNVIGSMDLERTLTSREHINSQLRGVLDEASGKWGIRVNRVELKAIDPPPSIKESMEKQMRANREKRAVILTAEGQRQARILTAEGDRQAAILRAEGQAQAIDTVFQAIHRNDPDPKLLAYQYLQMLPELAKGPGNTFWVIPSEVTAALQNVTKAFNGTNPEIPRD, encoded by the coding sequence ATGGCCGAACTGATCGTCGGGCTGGTCGTCGCCCTGCTGGCCGTCGTGCTCGTACTGCGAACGGTCCGGATCGTGCCGCAGGCCAGAGCCAGCAATGTGGAACGGCTCGGCCGGTACCTGCGGACCCTCGAGCCGGGTCTGAACATCGTGATCCCGTTCATCGACCGGCCCCGGGCGCTGATCGACCTGCGCGAGCAGGTGGTCTCGTTCGAGCCGCGCTCGGTGATCACCGAGGACAACCTGGTGGTCGACATCGACACGGTGCTGTATTTCCAGGTCACCGATCCACGCGCCGCGGCGTACGAGATCTTCAACTACATCCAGGCGATCGAGCAGCTGACCGTGACCACGCTGCGAAACGTGATCGGCAGCATGGACCTGGAGAGGACACTGACTTCGCGGGAGCACATCAACTCGCAACTGCGCGGCGTCCTGGACGAGGCGTCCGGCAAGTGGGGCATCCGGGTCAACCGGGTCGAGCTGAAGGCGATCGACCCGCCGCCGTCGATCAAGGAGTCGATGGAGAAGCAGATGCGCGCGAACCGGGAGAAGCGGGCCGTGATCCTCACCGCCGAGGGCCAGCGGCAGGCCCGGATCCTGACCGCGGAGGGTGACCGGCAGGCCGCGATCCTGCGCGCGGAAGGGCAGGCGCAAGCGATCGACACCGTGTTCCAGGCGATCCACCGCAACGATCCGGACCCGAAACTGCTGGCCTACCAGTACCTGCAGATGCTGCCCGAGCTCGCGAAGGGCCCCGGCAACACCTTCTGGGTGATCCCGTCCGAGGTCACGGCCGCACTACAGAACGTGACGAAGGCGTTCAACGGGACGAACCCTGAAATCCCCCGGGATTAA
- a CDS encoding NfeD family protein: MQSWVLWLTIAAVLGIAELMTATLDLLLLAVAALAAAGAGAIGLGTGLQLLTFGVAAGAMITLVRPVARRHLNSHPQLRTGVAALIGREAVVLSVVGREPGRVRIGGEEWSARSYDPDLLIPAGTTVDVFAIEGATALVHPREDPWPN; encoded by the coding sequence ATGCAGTCCTGGGTTTTGTGGTTGACCATTGCCGCCGTGCTTGGCATCGCCGAGCTGATGACGGCCACGCTTGACCTGCTGCTGCTCGCTGTCGCCGCGCTTGCGGCTGCCGGGGCGGGTGCGATCGGGCTGGGGACGGGCCTGCAACTACTGACGTTCGGCGTCGCGGCCGGCGCGATGATCACCCTGGTACGGCCGGTCGCACGCCGCCATCTCAACTCGCATCCCCAGCTGCGCACCGGCGTCGCGGCCCTGATCGGCCGGGAGGCCGTAGTACTGAGTGTTGTCGGCCGGGAGCCCGGACGGGTCCGGATCGGTGGCGAGGAGTGGAGTGCGCGTTCGTACGATCCTGACCTGCTGATTCCGGCCGGGACCACTGTCGACGTCTTCGCAATCGAGGGCGCGACCGCCCTCGTCCATCCCCGGGAGGATCCATGGCCGAACTGA
- a CDS encoding ArsR/SmtB family transcription factor, translating into MVPKNKRTVKKRVVLTDPRAIRALAHPARQRIIDELYSGKVLTATECAELAGLTPSATSYHLRALSRWGIIERADTSADGRERPWRAPAQSLVISSQSTGAGRLASTAMMRANVNRVVDQFEEMSDDDPWDDLSLLSRTRLWLTKTEAEELGRELTGLIDRYRRARTATSHPADTRQVATLLAVVPLGKPSAES; encoded by the coding sequence GTGGTCCCGAAGAACAAGCGCACAGTGAAGAAGCGCGTGGTGCTGACCGATCCGCGGGCGATCCGCGCCCTGGCGCACCCGGCCAGGCAGCGGATCATCGACGAGCTCTACAGCGGCAAGGTGCTGACCGCGACCGAGTGCGCGGAGCTGGCCGGGCTGACCCCGTCGGCGACCAGCTACCACCTCAGGGCGCTGTCACGCTGGGGCATCATCGAGCGCGCGGACACCTCCGCCGACGGCCGCGAACGTCCGTGGCGGGCACCGGCCCAGAGCCTGGTGATCTCGTCGCAGTCCACCGGCGCCGGCCGGCTGGCCAGTACGGCGATGATGCGGGCGAACGTCAACCGCGTGGTGGACCAGTTCGAGGAGATGTCCGACGACGACCCCTGGGACGACCTGAGCCTCCTGTCCCGGACCCGCCTGTGGCTCACGAAGACCGAGGCGGAGGAGCTCGGCAGGGAGCTCACCGGGCTGATCGACCGCTACCGCCGGGCCCGCACGGCGACGAGCCACCCCGCCGATACACGCCAGGTGGCCACTCTGCTGGCCGTAGTGCCACTAGGAAAGCCCTCCGCGGAGAGCTGA